A genomic region of Chitinimonas arctica contains the following coding sequences:
- a CDS encoding methyl-accepting chemotaxis protein, translated as MQRRSISFKSQFLLVLLVMATLALGLAGGAIWQMRQLSGQIDADLHNVGAATSRLLLLENTHVHFKIQVQEWKDILLRGNDPIKYDRYLAQFNREEASTRSGLSELAARLHQLGRDAGPVERLLSEHRRLGDRYRSELVGFDQADHASGQRIDAGIVGIDRPITQALIEMVADEEQRLATLQAQVRQGLASQANQARHLYIGIVLATLGLVSLLLAGIWRRLWRLLGGEPLEAVLVARRIAAGDLRGPIEATTAPPESLLQAMAEMHGRLTQLLTEIGQAAEQLANTAIQVSATSEIVGRSAGDQAAAIEESASVLDELGGNVRENDVQAQLAAGVALQTADAAQVGGDAVRKALATIRHIADKTGIINEIAYQTNLLALNAGIEAARAGQHGRGFAVVATEVRRLAEHSQQAASAIGKLANESVILAEQAGTVLNNIVPSIRHTAALVGGMAAGSSSQALSFEQGRLGLTQLAQMAAQSAATAEELVAIAQELSLRAAALQRQFGCFRLSGPA; from the coding sequence ATGCAGCGACGATCGATCTCCTTCAAGAGCCAGTTCCTGCTGGTTCTGTTGGTTATGGCTACGCTCGCGCTGGGCCTGGCGGGCGGGGCGATCTGGCAAATGCGCCAGCTGAGCGGCCAGATCGACGCTGATCTGCATAACGTCGGCGCCGCCACTTCCCGCTTGCTGTTGCTGGAAAACACCCATGTGCATTTCAAGATCCAGGTGCAGGAATGGAAGGACATCCTGCTGCGCGGCAATGATCCGATCAAGTACGATCGCTACCTGGCCCAATTCAACCGCGAAGAAGCCAGTACGCGTAGCGGGCTGAGCGAACTGGCGGCCCGCTTGCATCAGTTGGGGCGCGACGCCGGCCCCGTCGAACGCTTGCTGTCCGAACACCGCCGGCTGGGAGACCGCTATCGCAGCGAACTGGTCGGATTCGACCAGGCTGACCACGCCAGCGGCCAACGTATCGATGCCGGCATCGTCGGAATAGACCGGCCCATCACCCAGGCATTGATCGAAATGGTGGCGGACGAAGAACAGCGCCTGGCCACGCTGCAGGCACAAGTGCGGCAAGGACTGGCAAGCCAGGCGAACCAGGCCCGCCATCTGTATATCGGTATCGTACTGGCGACCCTTGGGCTGGTAAGCCTATTGCTGGCGGGCATCTGGCGCCGGCTATGGCGACTGTTGGGCGGCGAGCCGCTGGAGGCAGTGCTGGTCGCCCGGCGCATCGCGGCGGGCGACCTACGCGGCCCGATCGAAGCCACCACGGCGCCACCGGAAAGCCTATTGCAAGCCATGGCCGAAATGCATGGGCGGCTTACCCAGCTATTGACTGAAATCGGCCAAGCGGCCGAACAGCTGGCGAATACCGCTATCCAGGTCAGCGCCACGTCCGAGATTGTAGGACGCAGTGCCGGCGATCAGGCCGCTGCCATAGAAGAAAGCGCCTCGGTACTCGACGAGCTGGGTGGCAATGTGCGCGAAAACGACGTACAGGCGCAATTGGCCGCGGGCGTGGCTTTACAGACGGCTGACGCGGCACAGGTAGGAGGTGACGCCGTGCGCAAGGCCCTGGCCACGATCAGGCATATTGCCGACAAGACGGGCATCATCAACGAGATCGCCTACCAGACCAATCTGCTGGCGCTCAATGCCGGTATCGAAGCCGCCCGGGCGGGACAGCATGGGCGCGGATTCGCCGTCGTGGCAACCGAAGTACGCCGCCTGGCCGAACACAGCCAGCAAGCCGCCAGCGCGATCGGCAAGCTGGCGAATGAGAGCGTAATCCTGGCGGAACAAGCGGGCACGGTGCTGAACAATATCGTCCCGAGCATCCGTCATACCGCCGCCCTGGTGGGCGGCATGGCGGCGGGTTCGAGCAGCCAGGCCCTCAGCTTCGAACAAGGCCGCCTGGGGCTGACGCAATTGGCACAGATGGCCGCCCAAAGCGCGGCAACCGCCGAGGAATTGGTCGCCATCGCGCAGGAACTCAGCCTGCGGGCAGCGGCATTGCAACGGCAGTTCGGCTGCTTTCGCTTGAGCGGACCAGCGTAG